Within Anguilla anguilla isolate fAngAng1 chromosome 11, fAngAng1.pri, whole genome shotgun sequence, the genomic segment AGGTGAAGatggatttattttaaactgctaTGAAAAGTATagctttgagccagtggtccacCCTTCTggacctggagagccacagggtttgCTGGCTTACATTGTTATtcagcacttgagtagcacagaaatcgatcagttaaagcagtagATTAAACGGTTAACTCAGGTTACCTGCTTACTTTGGTCTCAATTGGTCGCTGatcttaaacaaaaaacaaaaaccagcacactctGTGGCTGTCCAAGACCAGGATTGAGCATTGCTTACgtaaaaagcaaaacacatcCATATGAAGTAGGGGTGTTCAATCTAATCCGAAAATGGCCAGTAagggttcaggtttttgtttttgcccaaCTCTATGACACCAGATTTTACttaaggtcttgactgaagactaGGATTAGTCCCATAGTTGGATCATgagcatatattttttatttaacttttttctctAAGTCAAACATTGTAACTGGTCTCATTTTTACTGTGGCTTCTAACAATACCtatcatgcccctgtacaacatACAGAAATACTGAAATGTCTATTTTagtaaataatcaaattaaatttaacatgTGAGTGTCTCATGTAAACACTTCAGTCAATCATCatttgtgcttaattagtggcaattaaaTTATCAACTAAGATGTCTGAGGAGGCTTAACAAAGAGGTTATAGTGACCTCTAGGTGGCGGAGGACTGAAGTCCAATATGAGAAAACGGGTAGACAAACTGGTGTCCCTAATCATATGATTAAATAATGAAGCAATTATCACAAACCCATCAgacacatttaacataaattgtCCGTGGAAAAACTGGATAATGGTATTCTGACACCTGTACTCCAAACTGGCAACTCACAGTAATTCAGAACAAGACACATCAGATCATATTATACAAAACTGTATTTCTTGGTTCAAATAAGATTGtgaaattttagtttttttctcagtttagtTTAGAAGCAAAGAACACATGACATGCAAAATGTTCAGGTAAAACAAATCATATTTACCTTGTACACTCAAAGTAGCAGAACTGCTATTATGAGAGTGTACAGATGATCTCTTTGTATGTGttcctctgcaggtgtacagtccagcatgtgactgatcagcagagaggattgtgtatgtgtctccatttacactgctggagtcagctttgtctacaggaagctcccgtccatctctgtaccatttatactTCCACTCTGTAGAGCTGCCCTGAATTACACACCTCAGAGTCACTGTCTCATTGAGGAAGAcctctgtccatccagactGCACGGTCAGCTGAGCTTGTGGGAGAGCTGAAAGTTTAAAAGACAGTTTATTGCTGTAAATGGAAGGCTTCACAAGACACCTgctttcaaatatgcattctgcTCTTTCAATGGTTTTGAAAATACATCGTAATTACCTCGAACACTCAAATTagcagagctgccaatcagagagtgtacagatgctctccttgtaagttctcctctgcaggtgtacagtccagcatgtgactgatcagcagagaggattgtgtatgtgtctccatttacactgctggagtcagctttgtctacaggaagctcccgtccatctctgtaccatttatactTCCACTCTGTAGAACTGCCCTGAATTACACacatcagagtcactgtttcttTGTGGAAGAcctctgtccatccagactGCACGGTCAGCTGAGCTTGTGGGAGAGCTGAAAGTTTAAAAGACAGTTCGTTGCTGTAAATGGAAGGTTTCACAAGACACCTgctttcaaatatgcattctgcTCCTTCAATGgttttgaaaatacatcataatTACCTCGAACACTCAAAGTagcagagctgccaatcagagagtgtacagatgctgtccttgtaagttctcctctgcaggtgtacagtccagcatgtgactgatcagcagagaggattgtgtatatgtctccatttacactgctgtagTCAGCTTTGTCTACAGGAAGCTcccgtccatctctgtaccatttatacatccactctgtagagctgccctgaattacacacctcagagtcactgtttcattGGGGAAGACGTCTGTCCATGTAGACTGCACGGTCAGCTGAGCTTGTGGGAGAGCTGAAAGTTTAAAAGACAGTTTATTGCTGTAAATGGAAGGTTTCACAAGACACCTgctttcaaatatgcattctgcTCTTTCAATGgttttgaaaatacatcataaatACCTTGAACACTCAAATTagcagagctgccaatcagagagtgtacagatgctctccttgtaagttctcctctgcaggtgtacagtccagcatgtgactgatcagcagagagtattgtgtatgtgtctccatttacactgctgtagTCAGCTTTGTCTACAGGAAGCTcccgtccatctctgtaccatttatatTTCCACTCTGTAGATCTGCCCTGAATTACACacctcagagtcactgtttcagtggggaagaCGTCTGTCCATCCAGACTGCACGGTCAGCTGAGCTTGTGGGAGAGCTGAAAGTTTAAAAGAGAGTTTATTGCTGTAAATGGAAGGTTTCACAAGACACCTgctttcaaatatgcattctgcTCTTTAAGTGgttttgaaaatacatcataaatACCTCGAACACTCAAATTagcagagctgccaatcagagagtgtacagatgctgtccttgtaagttctcctctgcaggtgtacagtccagcatgtgactgatcagcagagaggattgtgtatgtgtctccatttacactgctggagtCAGTCTTGTCTACAGGAAGCTCCCGTCCATAtctgtaccatttatacatccactctgtagagctgccctgaattacacacctcagagtcactgtttcagtggggaagacctctgtccatccagactGCACGGTCAGATGTGTTTGAGGTAAtactgtaaatcaatacaatttttaattataaactgaaagtaTCATGAAACGCTCCTCATAATTTcagtaaattattaataaataaatcaaagccaTAAATCATACATTCGACTAATGTAATAAACTATTGTAATAATTCTCACCAGATATTTCTAAAGTCAGAGGATCACTGTGGTCTGAGTAAAAAGGTTCTCTTCCTCTTGCAGCTCATTGAAGAGatgttattttaacattttatttcatgtaattttctgacgcaaataactgaaaacacagaaccactATTTGAGGGGAGTCATTTTCAATTACACTACTCACCAGAGACTGTTATTGTATGGATGTTACTGAAAGCTCGCTCATGTACTTTTACAGCTTCACACTGATACTttccactctgtctctctctcacagcactcaggaccaacacagacacagagccgtGACTACTGGAGGCTGGAAGTTGTGTTTGACCACCCTGACTGTATCTCATCCACACAAAGGTCCATCCCTCAGATTCAGTAACCTGACAGGTGAGAGTAATTGTCTCCCCTGGGAACACATCTGGCCATGGAGGATTAGCAGTAAAATGAACAGCAGGACttgactgtgcagctgaaacagttataaaaaacagaatcaaacaGGTTTACAAAGCAAAGTTCGGTTTGATTCATAGTatcaatgaaaaatatgcattcagcttttaagtttaaatttaaatgaactacattacatttccgAAATGTAAATTTTCCCTATATGTATCCTAAACAACTTTGAGTTTGTCAGAAAGAATGGGTTTTGGAAAGTTGTCATGATCTTTATGAATTCTGGTTTATAATTGCTGTGCATGTTCCACAAATCAAATGCATGGTAATTATGTCCCTGTCAAAATATAGATCTTAGGAACTTAATATCTATACCTTTGTGTTCACCAAAAACCAATGCTGTGGCATCTgaaacagggagaaagaaaagtaaattgCAATGTCTGATCCAGTGTGAATGAAAGTtagtataaaattattttattacactcGCAGTAAAAACGGTTCATTGGCTTGTCTTCATAGGGGaaccatttttagtttttatggaaccctctatggtttgtgtgaaaaatgtgaaagctcccagattgaaccatttttgcctgacaaagaacccttgaactagTCAGGGTCCCTCCATGGAGACACAGAAGAGCCTTTTTGaacccttttttctgagagtctattttcacattgaaaactccaatccttttattttttttgcaatgctgtATAATGTTGTCCAATTTTCAAGTAGCTAAATGTTCTTGATAGTATGTTATTTTCACTCACTCTATCTTTCATGCAGTAAGGTAACTTTATAAGCTCACACCAGTTCAGCGATTATCGAAGTGCGATTGTTCAGACACAAGAGACAGTCACACGTTTGAAAGTATGTGTTGCATGTTTTCATAAAGTTAATTGTGAAGAACTATGCCACTTTCAAAGTATTGTCCAGTCAAATTTACAGATTAGCAGTCACAATAATACTCAGCAAGACTTCTGCCCATAACaggaattatacatttattcagattttccacAACATAGCTGTTTATGACTCACATACTATACGTATTATGCATTGTAATCATAATTCATATATGCTACCAGATAATTATTGCTtgaaattgcattattaaaattcttCTACTTACAAAGCAGAAAGAACATGGTGTCCGGCTTCATCCTGATTACTAATACTGTGTAAATGTCCCACTAGAAACCATGAGGACGTTTTTGTTCACCTCAGTTTCCACAACCCTTTGCAAAGAGGAAATGCGACAGGCACAGCAGTGACACAGCTGAAACAAATGCAGTGCCTGCATGTAATTATGGTCTCTTTGGGCCCCttagaaaaatgcagaaattcatttaaaatgggtgCAATGACTTTAAATCAGTTCTTCACAATATTGTGCTTTGGGTGTAAAACCTTTACTTTGTACGATGCTGTGTTTGTTAAGTTTGCGTTGTTGAGTTAGTACAGGTATACTCTGTGATCTACTGTTGTGTGTGCTTGGTGCTTGTAAACACAACAGTGCAGAGTGTATaataaatctcataaaaaacacgttttcaacatacaaaaatgccaagttactcacacatacaagacatacgccgtctataactcattcattcagactgccaaaatccaccCCTGCCATTAAacgtattgatatcaaaatgacgccaagttacagtactacaaacaatataggctatcttgcctcaccgaaattaaaaaagatgtattccgaagcaatgctacccaatatttcctcaattctttcaagtcacttggccctgtgtgtataagcaagcagtacatggacaggccaaacctATGtatggatggctttctcacagtgaagattgattgaataggcgtctatctgtccaatttgtattggtatgtatgtatttcggtGGCcagctttctgttgcgtgaatgatagtatgtttcttggtataaatgtctgttcgtaaatgtgaatgcaacatgctgcgagggaaatgtccccatggggataaagaagttctctatgtatgtatgtacgtattttacatgcagtatttattgtacgtagcaaatatacaatcacttgtacatttactgaaattgagttcaaaagcaagtataaacatatgttttctggagaaatatgcttcctgtagttactgaccagcagttttctacatgaatttcaatgtgttccatgaggcaattcgaaatatttgacactttgatctgacacaaagtgtgcatgacattgtaaaatgctaagattacaaaacacagggccaagtgacttgaaagaattgaggaaatattgtgtagcattgctttggaatacatcttttttaatttcggtgaggcaagatagcctatattgtttgagcttgagtaacttggcatttttgtacgttgaaaacgtgttttttatgagacatcatttttgcaaagcgttttattatgagagaactgcgaagtgaccctgtaagaaacggttgtggattatggctatcctcgtgtgaatttgtacagtctgatgagcgtgtaccggtGAGCAGTTTCGGTTAGCTAtatatagccgcgtttccaccgcaggaactttaccccggaactaggaaccttttgaggaactcagtgcgttttgaccgcaggaactagggtctaaattaagttccggggtctttattttacccccaaaaacttccctgctcggggggtagtactttccaaaagtactggaacctttggggtggggcgcaagcgctgaaaatttctgattggtcgactacttgcagtgttttatttcaaccgccatgtttaaaaatctgtagtattcgttttataaaatgctaagcattcgtgctgggacagcatattacgtaccaaaacattcaaacggattaattcggttgaaTATTTTCTtacggattttctttgttagcccgttgtaattgactcaaaacgtttgatacagttatgtgaggtatgcggtagttctgcgtaattcacattggtgatacactaaaagcaaactggaaatcaccttccgcactttttgtcagggtaaaataacaggttaattctagtaatcgtccctttagctttttcagactgctgtaattttactctgtcattcttcaattccacaaaaagaccaggaagactatggactaatttatggtgcatggttcgcatctggaggtcacacttcgctgctcggctagcagtaactttgaaggaaagcaaacggtggctgtaccactgctaatttaaattttcaagcaagtctgagttttcgttcaattcttgtcattttgcgattagcctatatggaattgacgatgagaaagtaatcaaacagcaaattgtttacaacgtgtgcatgttttctgctgttgttgccagttatactggaaatgtgaatgcattctgtcgcctcggatgtcaagacattaaagtgaatgtttgcataaaaacataatgaatgtgtttgagaggatatataaaacagttacaatctgactattgacctgttatatcctatttgttgcataacaacggtccaagttgaactaccaatgacagttttgcttgacaacggtaaaatatgcccaaatggctgcagaagaatatttcaattccaggtgattaaatcgataaaaatcaataaatacaaaagtaaccatatatagtcattgctggtaacccattgtatataagtggaataaacccctcccggctgtcccggttattagaaaataatgtaggctacttcggtggtagtatggggttacagaagaaatcataggactgTTACGTTCCACGTcgtgtgtgttttcttccccctctgtaatactgcaggagagccattCATCATTCCATTCGCTGTccccgctgtcaatcatcattaaCCTGGTCccgcctccaccaatcacatcccTCCTCTGGAATATAAAAGCTACGTGGCTCCTGCAGCTCGTGGTCTCTCTGTTGTTGTGATCTCTGTTCgtttttgctgtgtggttgtAGAGATTGGAGacctgtgagtgtgcgcgtAAACGTTTTTccctgcttgtgtatgtgtggttgtctgtgtgtggttaagGCCCTGGGCAGGTAAGACAGAGGCCTCTATACATTGGTGCCACACGCAGGAAGAAAACTTGTATAGACACATTAGTAAAGGGGTGGTTGCCAACTATGTATTTTTGGTTTGTAAGAGTAGCTAGATAGTCTTATTTTTCTTAGATAGTTAGATTATATTTTGTTCTAGcgctgtttggttttgtttatttcattactttGGCTACATCCATGTCCCTTGGCCTTGTGACCTAGttgtgtcttgttttgtgtaattgtacaaatgtaaatatcaccTCACTTgcacttataataataataataacaccttTAAAATCACCTGCAACTTTGTCTGCCCTGATTATTTATACCTCACGTGCACAACACCTTTTCACCCGgacactttatttttatatatatatgttatgtaCTCCCTCCTACCCCTAGACCCTAAGAGAGACGTAACaaattgggggctcgtccgggatcgCGCGTATTCCGTGTAAATAATCGTGTGTTTGCAGTGTACTTTGTTGCATCGGTGGGTTGTGTAGCTCTACGGTGGTGTATTGttggtgtattgtgtgtgtatttgctgcTGTGCATagtgaaggaaataaaaatggcatcGTTTGATTTAGGTGAGTTTATTGCAGAACCTTCGGTTATTGTTTTCGACCACTGTCGTAAAGCAGACTTGTTAGCAATTGCGAATCACTTTGGTGTTTTGGTTTCGAGAAATCTTCTTAAAAGGGAGATTAAGTCCGTGGTATGGGACAAGCTGGTGGAGTTGGGAGTCTTTACCTTGCCTGTCCTGTTACCTCCCAGCCAGCTTGACGTGTCGTCCGTGGAGTCTGGGAAAGATCCCGATCCACCGCTGAGTGCTGGTGGTTCCACCGGAACGGAGGTGAAGGCGGAGAATCCTCCGGCTACCTTGCCAAGGTTCGAGGCTTTCTCGCCGAGCTCCTCTGGGTCGAGGGTTGATGCACGGCTGAAGGTCCGTTTGGCCCGTCTTCAACTGGAGGCCCAGGAGAGGGCTCGAGAGTCCCAGGAAAGGGCTCAGAAACTTGAGTTTGAGCATAGGCTAGCCATACGTACGCTAGAAATTGAGGCGGAGACAAAGCTAAATCTGCGTAAGTTGGAGTTGGAGAACGCCGCTATGCAATCTGTTACAGCCCCCGCCTCAGGTATGCCCGCACCATTTGCTGACCACTATGATGTGCGGAGACACGTAGCAATTCCCCCATTTCGAGAGACCGAGGTGGACGCTTATTTTAGTACTTTTGAGCGCCTTGCCACTGTGCTTAACTGGCCAAAAGATATTTGGACCACCTTGCTGCAGTGCAAATTAACCGGTAAAGCGCAGGATGCAGTGGCTACCTTATCGCTTGTCGACAGTTTAAATTATGAGGTGGTGAAGGCTGCGGTGCTCCGTGCGTATGAGTTGGTGCCGGAGGCTTACAGACAACAATTTAGAAACTACCAGAAAGCCCCGTCCCAGTCCTTTGTTGAGTTCGCTAGGGAGAAGGGAACCCTTTTCGATAAGTGGTGTGTTGCTAGCAAAGCAACAGAGTATAGTTCGCTCCGGGAGTTAATTTTATTGGAGGAGTTCAAAAAGTGCACGCCAGAGCGTTGTGTAGTTTACTTGAATGAGCAAAAAGTTGCTTCCTTAAACGAGGCGGCAATCTTTGCCGATGAGtttaccctcacacacaaaagtgtgtttgtgacGTCCCGTGGGAAAACTGCTGATGCTGCTCTACCTGTTGCGTCATTAGTTAAACCCCCTAGATCTCCCCCTTCACGCTTTAAGGAACAGCGGGAGTGTTTCTACTGCCACAAAAGGGGCCATGTTATAGCGGACTGTTTTCAAGCTAAAAAGAAAACTTCCGACATCCCAAAACCTACCGGTTTTGTTAGAACCGTATCCAAACAGTCCCCCAGTACCCATGAAAAAGGTAACGTTGGCTACGGGCCATTCATATTTGAGGGCTTTGTGTCTTTGGTTGGGGAACCGAATGTCCAAAAGGCAGTTCGAGTTTTAAGAGACACTGGGGCATCCCAGTCCTTCTTGTTGGCGGAGATCTTGCCTTTATCAGATGCGTCCTCTTGCGGTGCGGACATTATAGTTCAGGGAATCGAGATGGGCTTTATTAGTGTTCCGTTGCATCAAGTACAAATTCATTCTGATTTAATTTCTGGCTGTTTTAACGTAGCCGTGCGTTCTGCTCTACCAGTTCCAG encodes:
- the LOC118208062 gene encoding inactive tyrosine-protein kinase 7-like → MYKWYRYGRELPVDKTDSSSVNGDTYTILSADQSHAGLYTCRGELTRTASVHSLIGSSANLSVRALPQAQLTVQSGWTDVFPTETVTLRCVIQGRSTEWKYKWYRDGRELPVDKADYSSVNGDTYTILSADQSHAGLYTCRGELTRRASVHSLIGSSANLSVQALPQAQLTVQSGWTEFYRVEV